The segment CAACAGCCCATACTCGCCCGAGCCCTTACCGAAAACCTCGGTGGCCATCGTCGCGTTGTAAATCTGGAAGTTCATACCAAACGTGCCCAGCATAAACACGATGACCAGCAGCACGATGATGTCCGGCTTCGACTTCACGTAGCGGAAACCGCCCCGGATGGCGCCCTTCTTCTCCGCACGCGGGGAAGGGTGCAACTCGGAGGTCTTCATCGCGATCAGCGCCCAGAACATGCCCACGAACGACAGGGCGTTGATGAGGAGCGCCGGGGCGACGTCGTCGTTGAAGGCGGCGATCAAGAAACCCGCCAGTCCCGGGCCGATGAGGCGAGCGGCGTTAAACGACGTCGAGTTGAGCCCAACCGCGTTCGCGAGCCGATCCTGCGAGACGATCTCCGGGACGAAAGCCTGGCGGGCGGGGTTGTCGAAGGCCACCACAAGGCCCTGCATGAACGCGAGCGCATAGATGTGCCAGAGCTGCACGACGCCCGTGTACACCACCAGCCACATCGCCACCGCGTTCAGCATGAGCAGAAGCTGGGTGACCATGAGGACCTTGCGCTTGTCCAACCGATCCACGATGCCGCCCGCGTAGGGGGCGAGGAACGGAATCGCGAGGAACTGCAACGCCGTGACGAAGCCGAGGGCGGAGGAAGAGCCGGCCGTCAGTTCCGTCAGTACCAGCCAATCCTGGGCGACTCGGAAGATCCACGTGCCGACATTCGACACCAGCGCCCCGGCAAAAAAGTACCTGTAATTCCTGACCTCAAACGACTCAAACGTGCGCGACATGCACCATCTCCTTAAAGGACAAGGTTAATGAACCCCTGCGGGGATGTCTATCGCACGCGTCACCCGCACTTCGCCGCCCTGACACCGAGCCCGCCGAGCCGGGCTGCCCGCGCCGTCTCGGCCCGGACCCCTCCCCGGCCCGGGCTACTCCCCGCCGAAGTTCGCGAAGCGCGTGTAGTTGCCCTGGAAGGCGAGCTCGACCTTCGCGGTCGGGCCGGAGCGGTTCTTACCCACGATCACCTCGGCGGGCGGGGTGTTAAGCGAACCGTCCTCGGCCTGGGGGCGGTTGATGAGCAGGACGACGTCGGCGTCCTGCTCGAGCGATCCGGACTCGCGCAGGTCGGAGACTTGCGGGGTCTTGTCGTTGCGCTGCTCGGGATTTCGGTTGAGCTGGGCGATGGCGATGATGGGGACGTCGAGCTCCTTGGCGAGCAGCTTGATGGAGCGGGAGAACTCGGAGACCTCCTGCTGGCGGGACTCGGGAGTGCGCCCGCCGGACGTCAGTAGCTGGAGGTAATCGATGACGACGAGCTCCACCCCGTGCTGCTGGCGCATCCGGCGCGCCTTGGCGCGGATCTCCATCATGGTGAGGTTGGGCGAGTCGTCCACGTAGAGCGGGCCCTCCGCGATCCGGGCGAGCGTGGTGGAGATGCGCTCCCACTGGTTCTGCCGAATGTCGCCGGAGATGAGCGCGGATAGCGGGATCTCACCCTCGGCGGCGAGCACACGCATGGCAAGCTCGGTTCGCCCCATCTCGAGGGAGAAGAAGGCAACCGGCTTGTTCTCACGGAAGGCGATGTGCCGGCAAAAATCCATGGCGATGGTGGTCTTGCCCATGCCCGGTCGGGCGGCCACGATGATCATCTGGCCCGGTCGCAGGCCGTTGAGGACGCCGTCAAGCTCGTGGAATCCGGTGGCTAGCCCGGACACCTTCCCGTCGCGGCTCGCGTTGGTCTCCAACTCTTCGATGAGCCCGGGCACGATCTCGCGGAACGCGGTGTAGTCGGACTTCGTGCGCGACTCCGTCATCTGGAAGACCTCGGACTGGGCCATGTTGACCAGCTCGACGACGTCGGCGCCGTCCGTCGTATAGCCCAGCTGGGTGATGCGCGTGCCAACCTCGATCAGGGCGCGGAGCTGGGCCTGCTCGTGGACGATGCGGGCGTAGTAGGAGGTGTTCGCGGCGGTGGGCACGCCGTTGACGAGGTCGAAGATGTAGGTGCGCCCGCCGACACGCTCGAGTTCGCCGCGCCGGGAGATCTCCGCGGCCACCGTGATGGCGTCGGCCGGCTCGCCCTTGCTGAACAGGTCGAGGATGGCGTCATAGATGGCGGTGTGCGCGGGGCGATAGAAGTCGCCTCCCTGCAGGATTTCGAGGACGTCCGCGATCGCGTCCTTGTTAATCATCATTCCACCCAGCACCGATCGCTCCGCCTCGATGTCCTGCGGCGGCACGCGGTCAAACCCAGCCTCGCCCACGGTCCCTCCTTCACTCTCTGTTAGACCTTACCTGCCGCGGGCGGCTCGCGCGTAACCCTTGCACGTGCGCTCGGTTGCGGGGCGCACGTGTTCTCGCTCGCACGCCGACGCCGGCCACGCGCGCACGTCCAAATCGGGCTGCGCGATCGCGCCTCATCGGGCTGGTTCGCCGCCGCGCCTCCGGTTGCGTTGTCAAATCGCGGCCGAGCACCGAGCCGCACGTTGTCCACAGGTTTCGAGAAATCCTGTGGCTT is part of the Trueperella abortisuis genome and harbors:
- a CDS encoding MFS transporter, giving the protein MSRTFESFEVRNYRYFFAGALVSNVGTWIFRVAQDWLVLTELTAGSSSALGFVTALQFLAIPFLAPYAGGIVDRLDKRKVLMVTQLLLMLNAVAMWLVVYTGVVQLWHIYALAFMQGLVVAFDNPARQAFVPEIVSQDRLANAVGLNSTSFNAARLIGPGLAGFLIAAFNDDVAPALLINALSFVGMFWALIAMKTSELHPSPRAEKKGAIRGGFRYVKSKPDIIVLLVIVFMLGTFGMNFQIYNATMATEVFGKGSGEYGLLGTIMAIGTLAGALMAARRQHPRLRTILISLMAFSVATIGLAFTPSYLAYSILLVPAGFFALTVMTSANAAVQMSSDPLFRGRVMAIYMAIFLGGTPLGAPIVGWLGDAFGPRSTLLVGGGLNLITVLGILAYFTTKGMRLRLHFSKYLPGIHAEWTVQANEKMVGM
- the dnaB gene encoding replicative DNA helicase, with protein sequence MGEAGFDRVPPQDIEAERSVLGGMMINKDAIADVLEILQGGDFYRPAHTAIYDAILDLFSKGEPADAITVAAEISRRGELERVGGRTYIFDLVNGVPTAANTSYYARIVHEQAQLRALIEVGTRITQLGYTTDGADVVELVNMAQSEVFQMTESRTKSDYTAFREIVPGLIEELETNASRDGKVSGLATGFHELDGVLNGLRPGQMIIVAARPGMGKTTIAMDFCRHIAFRENKPVAFFSLEMGRTELAMRVLAAEGEIPLSALISGDIRQNQWERISTTLARIAEGPLYVDDSPNLTMMEIRAKARRMRQQHGVELVVIDYLQLLTSGGRTPESRQQEVSEFSRSIKLLAKELDVPIIAIAQLNRNPEQRNDKTPQVSDLRESGSLEQDADVVLLINRPQAEDGSLNTPPAEVIVGKNRSGPTAKVELAFQGNYTRFANFGGE